Genomic window (Streptomyces cadmiisoli):
CGGCGTACGCACCCTGCTGGCCCGGCCCCGGTGACAAGCACCGGCGTTCCTCGCGTTCACTCCGGGTGAGCCCTCACCTCGCGTTCCGTGGCGTCGAAAGCCGCCCGGCCGGTCAGAGCGTCAGCGCACGCGCGAGTGCCGCTCGCTGAAGCGGCAGGACCTCGCCGTGCAGTTCGCGGCCCTTGACGGTCAGGGCGACCCACACCCCGCGCCGGTCCTCGGCGCACACGGAGCGCTCGACGAGGCCGTCCTTCTCGAGTCGGCCGATCAGGCGGGACAGCGCGCTCTGGCTGAGATGCACCCGTCCGACCAGGTTCTGCACCCGGCACTGGGCGCCCTCGGCGGCCGACTCGGTGGCGAGGATGTCGAGCACCTCGAAGTCGCTGGCCCCCAGGCCGTGCGGGTGCAGCGCGCGGTCGATCTCGCACATCGTGCGCGCGTGCGCCGACAGGATGTCCCGCCACCGTTGCTCCAGGCCGGCCTCGGCCGTGTTCGCTGCCATGTCCGCACGGTAACACCGAATGAGCCACTTGTTGAGTGTGCAACTAGTGCATGTGCAAGCGACGCCCGTGCGCTGCCCCTGAGCGGAGTCCTCGGACCGTGCGGGAGCGGCCGGACCGTCCCGGAGCCGATCTCCCGGTGAGTGCGAGGAGCTCGCCTGTCGGGGTGCCCCGCGGCCGGGGCGGCCGGCACCGGTTTCCCCCACATTCAGTCGAAGGCCCGTTCGATCCCGGACAAGTCCGGCGGAGCGCCGGACACGGCCGCTTGCCCGGCTCCACAGTGGGCAAGCACCACATGAGCGCCCGGATCGAGGGGGACGAGATGCCGAGGACTCCCGTCAACGTCACGCGCCTGAACATCCTGGAGTGGCTGAAGGACCCGGTCGCCCATTTTCCCGAACAGCGGCACGGTGATCCCGTCGAGGACGGCGTGACGGCCGACGCGGTCGCGGCCAAGCTCGGTGTCAGCCGCGCCGTCGCCGGCACCCATCTCACCCTCCTCGCCGACCTCGGACTGCTGCGCACCCGGCGCGTTCGGCGCCGCGTCCACTACCGGCGCGACGACATCCGCATCGCCGAGGTGGCCAGGATGTTCGAGAAGGGCTGGTGACCGGGCGGCGGCGCCGGGCATACGCAGATGTGGACGACGACCTCCGACCGCGAAGGGCGGCCGCGCATGCTCCCTCCCACCTCTCTCGTGCCGCTGCGCTACATCGACATCGGCGGCCGGGGCCCGGAGGACGTCGTCGCCGACGCCCGCGGCCGCGTCCTGACCGGGGTCGAGGACGGACGGATCCTGCGCCTCGACGGTCTGGCCGACCCCGTCGCCACCCGCGTGGAGACCCTTGCCACCACCGGTGGCCGGCCGCTGGGCCTGGAACTCCTGCCCGACGACGCCCTGTTGGTCTGCGACGCCGAGCGCGGAGTGCTGCGCGTCGACCTCGCCACCGGAACCGTCCGCGTCCTCGCGGACTCGGTCGCGGGGGAGCGGCTGCGGTTCTGCAGCAACGTGGTCGCCCTCTCGGACGGCAGCGTCTGCTTCACCGTCTCCAGCCGCCGCTATCCGCTCCGGCACTGGATCGGCGACGTGGTCGAACACACCCGCACGGGCCGGCTGCTGCGTCTGGAGCCGGGCGGTGACCGCCCCGAAGTGCTGCTGGACGGGCTCCGGTTCGCGAACGGTGTCGCGGTGAGCCGGGACGAGTCGTTCCTGGTCGTCGCCGAGACGACCGCGTACCGGCTCACCCGGTACTGGCTGACCGGCCCGAAGGCCGGGCAGCACGAGGTCTTCGCGGAACTGCCGGGGATGCCGGACAACATCTGGCGCGAAGGGCCCGAAGGCCCGATCTGGGTGGCGCTGGCCGGGCCCCGCGTCCCCGCCCTGGACCTGTTGCACAAGGCCCCGCGGGCGGTACGCCGTTCGGCGGCGCGGGCGGCGGTGCGCGCGCCCTTCCGGCCGACCGGAACCGTCGGCGTGACGGCGGTCGACGACGACGGGGCCATCGTGCGCCGTCTGACCCGCCGGCGGTCCGGCTTCCGCATGGTCACCAGCGTCTGCGCGGTCGGCGACCGGCTCGTCCTCGGCAGTGTCCAGGAGCGCGGCGTCGCGGTCTGCGAGGCGCCCCGCTCCCCGCTGATCCCGTCACCGCCCCTGCGCTAGGCTCACCTTCCGCCGCGGTCCCCGCGCGGCGCGGCGGCGGTGCGGCCCGGCGTACCGGAACCGCGGCACCGCGAGCAAACTGGCTATCGCGGGTGCCGCCGACGGTCCGTGCCTGCGACGACAGGCGCCCGCACACCCGGGCCGCGGCGAGTGGGAGACATACGGCATGACCGCCCAGGACACCGGCGCCGCCGCGCGGCAGTCGCCGCCCACCACGATCCGGCCGCCCCGCCGGTCCGTCGTCCTGACCGTGGTCGCCCTCGGCGGCGGAATCGGCGCGGCGGCCCGCTACGCCGCCTCGCTGCGCTGGCCGATACCGGGCGGAGTCTTCCCCTGGACGACGTTCTGGGTGAACGCAGCCGGCTGCGCGGTGATCGGCGTGTTCCTGGCCGCCGTCACCGAGGCACGGGCCGCCCCTCCACTGCTGCGGCCCTTCTTCGGCACCGGGGTGCTCGGCGGCTTCACCACCTTCTCCACGTACGCCGTCGACATCGAGAGGCTGATCGAGGCGGGCCACCCGCGAGCCGCGCTGGCCTACCTCGCCGCCACCCTGGTGGCCGCGGGCGCGGCGGTGTGGTGCGCGGTCGCCGCGACCCGAAAGCTGATCAAGCGACGGCGCCGTGTCCGCGCGGGCGGGCCGTTGTGAACTGGCTTCTCGTCGTCGGCGGCGGCATGATCGGCGCCGCGCTGCGGCATCTCACCGACCGGGCGGTGCGGTCCCGGCACAGGTCGGTCTTCCCCTGGGGCACCTTCGTGGTGAACGTCACGGGCTGCCTCGTCCTCGGCCTGCTGACCGGAGCGATCGCGGAAGGAGCCGTAGATTCCCGGCTGCGACTGTTCCTGGGCACCGGCCTGTGCGGGGCGCTGACCACCTACTCGACCTTCTCCTACGAGACACTTCGCCTGTTCGAAGAAGGGGAGCGGCGCTACGCCGTGATGAACGTGATCGCCGGAGTGGCGGTCGGACTCGCGGCAGCCTTCGCGGGGGTGACGGCTGCGGAGGCGCTGCTGTGACGACGGCCCGGCGCGCACTGCCTGTCTGAAACGTCCCGTCCGGACGCCTTGACAGCCTCGCCCGATTCTTCGGATCATCGACCCGTGAACCTGTCAGACAGCCAGACAGGTGGTGCGGGTACGCGGCGCGTCAGCGCGATGGAAGCGGTACTCACCCATCTGCGCGGCGCCATCGAGCGCGGCGAGTACGCCGTGGGCGACAAGCTCCCCTCCGAGGCCGAGCTCTGCCGCACCCGGGAGGTGTCCCGCCCGGTACTGCGGGAGGCCCTGCGCGCCCTCCAGACGATGGGCCTGACGGTGGCCAAGACCGGAAAGGGCACCTTCGTCGTCGCCAACAGCGTGGAGGACCCCACCTTCGGCGACTACTCCGCCAGCGACCTGCTCGAGGTGCGCCGCCACGTCGAGATCCCGGTCGCCGGGTACGCGGCCTCGCGCCGTACCCCCGAGAACCTGGATCACCTGGCGCACCTGCTGGAGCGGATGGAGCGCGAGGCCGACACCACCGCGTGGGTGGCGATGGACACCCTGTTCCATCTCGCCGTCGCGGAGGCCGCCCAGAACCCGGTGTTCCGCCGGGTCATCGAGGAGATCCGCGACGCGCTCGCCCGTCAGTCGGCCTTCCTCACGGAGCTGGGCGGTCGCCGGGAGCAGTCCAACCGCGAGCACCGGGCGATCGTCGAGGCGCTGATCGACGGTTCCGAGCACGACGCGATCGAGGCCATGTCCCATCACCTCGACCGGGTCGAGACCACCCTCACCGACATCGTGCGCCCCGCGCGCACGCAGACCGCCGCCGACGCCGGGCACGACACCTGAGCGGCCGGACCCCACGGCACCCCGAGTCCACCCCGGACCGGGCCGCGTGACCCGCGGCCCGGTCCGCCCAACTCCCCAGTGAGCCAGGCAGTCATGCACAGCATCTCCGTCGCGGACACACCCCTCGTCCGCGAGCCCCTCCACGCCCCCGTCGCCCACCTCGTACGCGGCGGGATCGTCGAGGGCATCCACTACGGCTCCGTCGTCGTGATCGGCGAGGACGGCGCGGTCCGGTTCCGGCTCGGCGACATCGAGGCCGCGTTTCATCCCCGGTCGGCCCTCAAGCCCGTGCAGGCGGTCGCCATGGTCCGGGCCGGGCTCCCGCTGGACGGCGAACTGCTCTCGCTCGCCGCCGCCAGCCACTCCGGCGAGGAACGCCATCTGGCCGGCACCCGGCGCATCCTGGAACTGGCCGGACTCACGAAGGACGACCTGCGCAACGTCCCCGACCTGCCGTTCGACCCGGCCGTCCGGGACGCCTGGGTGCGCGAGGGCCGCGTGCCGTCCCGCCTGGCCCAGAACTGCTCGGGCAAGCACGCCGCGATGCTCTGCACCGCCGCGCTCAACGGCTGGTCCCTCGACGACTACCTCGACCCCGCGCACCCGCTCCAACGAGCCGTCGCGGCGACCGTCGAGGACCTCACCGGCCAGCGGATCGCCGGAGTGACCGTCGACGGCTGCGGAGCGCCGCTGTTCGCCGTGTCACTGCACGGTCTCGCCCGCGCCGCCGCCCGGATCGCCACCGCCGGGCCCGGTACCGCCGAGGCACGCGTCGCCGACGCGATGCGCCGGCACCCCGAGATGGCCTCCGGCTCCGGCCGGGACGTGGCCGCCCTGATGCGGGCCGTGCCGGGGCTGCTCACCAAGGACGGCTTCGAGGGTGTGCAGGTCGCCGCGCTGCCGGACGGCCGGGCCGTCGCCGTGAAGATCGCCGACGGAGCGGGCCGGGCCAGGATCCCGGTCACCGCCGCCGCGCTCGCCCGCGCGGGTGTCGCCCCGGATCTGCTGACCGGGTTCGCGGGTGAGCAGCTGCTCGGCGGCGGACGGCCCGTCGGAAGCGTCCGACCGGTACCGGCGCTCGATCCGCTGCCCTGCGCCTCGTAGGCCCGACCCGCCCGCCTCCGAGGAACGCGGAGGCGCCTGACTTCCGGCCGCAGCGCCTGACGACCGTCCGCGGCGTCCGACAGCAGGCCGAGGCGCGGCCGGGACGGCGCGCGACCGGCCCGGCGGCTGACGCTCGGCCGGGGAGGCGCGCCACCGGCCGAGCGTCCGACGACCGGCCGAGGCTCCTCACCGGCGGCCGAAGGTTCTGACGGCGGACCGAGGCGTCCGGCGACCGTCCCAGCGGTCGACGACCGGTCGCGGGGCCTCGCGGCCGGCCCGGGGCCCTCCGGGCCGGCGCCACGCGCAGCGAGGACGATCGGCTCGGCGACGGGGCACACTGGTGATCATGACGTCCTCGCTGACCTTCGAACCGGTCCTGGAACGCATCGCCGAGGAGATCGAGCACACCCCCGGTCGCGGGCGGCCCGCCGACTACATCCCGGCGCTGGCCGCCGGCGACCCGCGACGGTTCGGCATGGCCGTCGCGGAAGTGGACGGCACGGTGTACGGCGTGGGGGACTGGCGCGAGCCGTTCTCCACGCAGTCCGTCACCAAGGTCTTCACCCTCGCCCTCGATCTGGCCCGCGAGGGCGACGAACTCTGGGCGCACGTCGGCCGCGAACCCTCCGGCAACGCCTTCAACTCACTGGTGCAGCTGGAGTACGAGGACGGCATCCCGCGCAATCCGTTC
Coding sequences:
- the crcB gene encoding fluoride efflux transporter CrcB — its product is MTAQDTGAAARQSPPTTIRPPRRSVVLTVVALGGGIGAAARYAASLRWPIPGGVFPWTTFWVNAAGCAVIGVFLAAVTEARAAPPLLRPFFGTGVLGGFTTFSTYAVDIERLIEAGHPRAALAYLAATLVAAGAAVWCAVAATRKLIKRRRRVRAGGPL
- a CDS encoding asparaginase produces the protein MHSISVADTPLVREPLHAPVAHLVRGGIVEGIHYGSVVVIGEDGAVRFRLGDIEAAFHPRSALKPVQAVAMVRAGLPLDGELLSLAAASHSGEERHLAGTRRILELAGLTKDDLRNVPDLPFDPAVRDAWVREGRVPSRLAQNCSGKHAAMLCTAALNGWSLDDYLDPAHPLQRAVAATVEDLTGQRIAGVTVDGCGAPLFAVSLHGLARAAARIATAGPGTAEARVADAMRRHPEMASGSGRDVAALMRAVPGLLTKDGFEGVQVAALPDGRAVAVKIADGAGRARIPVTAAALARAGVAPDLLTGFAGEQLLGGGRPVGSVRPVPALDPLPCAS
- a CDS encoding FadR/GntR family transcriptional regulator; amino-acid sequence: MEAVLTHLRGAIERGEYAVGDKLPSEAELCRTREVSRPVLREALRALQTMGLTVAKTGKGTFVVANSVEDPTFGDYSASDLLEVRRHVEIPVAGYAASRRTPENLDHLAHLLERMEREADTTAWVAMDTLFHLAVAEAAQNPVFRRVIEEIRDALARQSAFLTELGGRREQSNREHRAIVEALIDGSEHDAIEAMSHHLDRVETTLTDIVRPARTQTAADAGHDT
- a CDS encoding MarR family winged helix-turn-helix transcriptional regulator; amino-acid sequence: MAANTAEAGLEQRWRDILSAHARTMCEIDRALHPHGLGASDFEVLDILATESAAEGAQCRVQNLVGRVHLSQSALSRLIGRLEKDGLVERSVCAEDRRGVWVALTVKGRELHGEVLPLQRAALARALTL
- the crcB gene encoding fluoride efflux transporter CrcB, with product MNWLLVVGGGMIGAALRHLTDRAVRSRHRSVFPWGTFVVNVTGCLVLGLLTGAIAEGAVDSRLRLFLGTGLCGALTTYSTFSYETLRLFEEGERRYAVMNVIAGVAVGLAAAFAGVTAAEALL
- a CDS encoding SMP-30/gluconolactonase/LRE family protein; the encoded protein is MLPPTSLVPLRYIDIGGRGPEDVVADARGRVLTGVEDGRILRLDGLADPVATRVETLATTGGRPLGLELLPDDALLVCDAERGVLRVDLATGTVRVLADSVAGERLRFCSNVVALSDGSVCFTVSSRRYPLRHWIGDVVEHTRTGRLLRLEPGGDRPEVLLDGLRFANGVAVSRDESFLVVAETTAYRLTRYWLTGPKAGQHEVFAELPGMPDNIWREGPEGPIWVALAGPRVPALDLLHKAPRAVRRSAARAAVRAPFRPTGTVGVTAVDDDGAIVRRLTRRRSGFRMVTSVCAVGDRLVLGSVQERGVAVCEAPRSPLIPSPPLR
- a CDS encoding helix-turn-helix domain-containing protein, whose product is MPRTPVNVTRLNILEWLKDPVAHFPEQRHGDPVEDGVTADAVAAKLGVSRAVAGTHLTLLADLGLLRTRRVRRRVHYRRDDIRIAEVARMFEKGW